The following are from one region of the Paenibacillus bovis genome:
- a CDS encoding DMT family transporter: MENANVRIQSASSAKQRHIKSGFWLVFIGAALWGVDPLFRIILLESFTSTQIVLLEHLVALLFAAPILWINRHELRGLKWQHVGALLFLSWGGSALATVLFTMGLAHGDLNAVLLLQKLQPIFAIVLARLLLKEMLPRGFGWLFVLALGGTYLLTFGFTIPIGHMGDFAQVGSLLALGAAALWGGSTVMGRLMVGKMKYETVTSLRFILAIPLLLFMTLNENAAWSLPAGALPVTLVIVNLLGQALLPGLLSLLMYYKGLSTTKASVATLAELSFPMVGVLINWIVYQQIVTWSQLLGFLLIWGVLFVISRQQQPSEAKNSVPMTS, translated from the coding sequence ATGGAAAATGCCAACGTACGTATCCAATCTGCATCATCTGCCAAACAACGTCATATCAAAAGTGGGTTCTGGCTCGTCTTTATCGGAGCAGCCTTGTGGGGCGTTGACCCACTGTTCCGGATCATCTTGCTCGAATCCTTTACATCTACCCAGATTGTTCTGCTGGAGCATCTGGTGGCATTGCTGTTCGCTGCACCTATTCTATGGATCAATCGGCATGAACTGCGCGGTCTGAAATGGCAGCATGTCGGTGCGCTGTTGTTCCTGTCCTGGGGCGGCTCGGCGCTGGCGACCGTCCTGTTCACGATGGGACTCGCGCATGGAGATCTGAACGCTGTTCTGCTGCTGCAAAAGCTGCAGCCGATCTTTGCGATCGTGCTCGCTCGTCTGCTGCTCAAGGAAATGCTGCCGCGCGGATTTGGCTGGCTGTTCGTACTGGCACTAGGCGGTACGTATCTGCTGACATTCGGCTTTACGATTCCAATCGGTCACATGGGTGATTTTGCACAGGTCGGTTCATTGCTGGCACTGGGTGCAGCAGCATTATGGGGTGGTTCTACTGTAATGGGCCGCCTGATGGTCGGTAAAATGAAATACGAGACTGTAACATCGCTGCGTTTTATTTTGGCGATTCCGCTGCTGCTGTTTATGACACTGAATGAAAATGCAGCCTGGAGCCTGCCAGCCGGCGCGCTGCCGGTTACCCTTGTTATTGTGAATCTGCTCGGTCAAGCGCTGCTGCCCGGTCTTCTCAGTCTGCTGATGTACTACAAAGGGTTGTCGACCACCAAAGCATCCGTAGCTACACTGGCTGAACTTAGCTTCCCGATGGTGGGTGTGCTGATCAACTGGATCGTATATCAACAGATCGTAACCTGGTCCCAGCTGCTCGGCTTCCTGCTGATCTGGGGTGTATTGTTTGTTATTTCCCGTCAGCAGCAACCTTCCGAAGCGAAAAATTCGGTGCCGATGACGTCTTGA
- a CDS encoding family 43 glycosylhydrolase, translating to MAVLILSSSYTGMASADKAHTSKSNSTKKFYSVIMQDGADPWMYKHSDGFYYFTKTTGNNVTIWKSSTITGIDAAEKREIATGGQNVWAPEIHYLQGAWYIYYAKDDGDNANHRMYVMENTSANPMQGTWTDKGQITDATNRWGIDGTAFEVKGQLYYIWSGWEGSENVSQRLYIARMSNPWTISSERVEIAHPEYAWETNHQPNVNEGPQVYVKGRTINLLYSASGSWTNDYSLGLITADTRSDLLKPSSWNKKDKPVFASANGVYGPGHASLTTSPDGREDWIIYHAAKFDGSGWNREIRAQEFDWNRDGTPDLDEPIAANEQVSLPSGEPKHTRYEAEHAVFGGGAYASSSENGSRGSKAGHIDQPDSYAEYTIKIPADGQYILSARTANGTTGMDWSTLMLSVDGAAPTPFYITNKGWENWGLSTQLLVLDRGQHTIRFSKGDGYGEIDFFDIVPVNSRK from the coding sequence ATGGCTGTATTGATACTTAGCAGCAGTTACACAGGCATGGCCTCCGCTGACAAAGCACATACGAGCAAGTCCAATTCGACCAAAAAATTCTATTCCGTCATTATGCAGGATGGCGCAGACCCATGGATGTACAAACACAGCGACGGATTTTATTATTTTACCAAAACCACCGGCAATAACGTGACTATCTGGAAGTCTTCCACGATCACAGGTATCGATGCCGCCGAGAAGCGCGAGATTGCGACCGGTGGACAAAATGTATGGGCTCCGGAGATTCATTATCTGCAGGGTGCCTGGTACATCTATTACGCCAAGGATGACGGCGACAATGCCAATCACCGCATGTATGTCATGGAAAATACCTCTGCCAATCCCATGCAGGGTACCTGGACAGACAAAGGACAGATCACCGATGCTACCAACCGCTGGGGCATTGACGGTACCGCATTCGAGGTCAAAGGTCAGCTGTACTATATCTGGTCCGGCTGGGAAGGCAGTGAAAATGTCAGCCAGCGTCTGTACATCGCCCGGATGAGCAATCCATGGACGATCAGTTCGGAACGGGTAGAGATTGCCCATCCGGAATATGCCTGGGAGACCAATCATCAGCCCAACGTTAATGAAGGCCCACAGGTCTATGTCAAAGGCCGCACGATCAATCTGCTCTACTCTGCCAGCGGCAGCTGGACCAATGACTATTCACTCGGTCTGATCACCGCTGATACTCGCAGCGATCTGCTCAAACCTTCTTCCTGGAACAAAAAGGACAAGCCGGTATTCGCCTCTGCCAATGGCGTGTATGGACCGGGTCATGCTTCTCTCACCACTTCCCCGGATGGACGTGAGGACTGGATTATCTACCATGCTGCCAAATTTGACGGATCCGGATGGAATCGCGAGATCCGTGCACAGGAATTTGACTGGAATCGAGATGGCACACCGGATCTGGATGAACCGATAGCTGCCAATGAGCAGGTCAGCTTGCCTTCCGGCGAACCCAAGCATACCCGCTATGAAGCAGAACATGCCGTATTCGGTGGTGGTGCCTATGCTTCTTCCAGTGAAAATGGCTCGCGCGGCTCCAAAGCCGGACATATCGATCAACCGGACAGCTATGCAGAGTATACAATCAAAATCCCGGCAGATGGTCAGTATATTCTCTCTGCCCGCACCGCCAATGGTACGACAGGAATGGATTGGTCCACATTAATGCTGTCGGTAGATGGCGCGGCTCCGACGCCTTTTTATATTACCAATAAAGGCTGGGAAAACTGGGGACTCTCCACTCAGCTGTTGGTACTTGATCGTGGGCAGCATACGATTCGTTTCTCCAAGGGGGACGGTTACGGAGAGATTGATTTCTTTGATATCGTGCCAGTCAACAGTCGCAAATAA
- a CDS encoding extracellular solute-binding protein, which produces MRQQRKYYGTPGRRLWILAVAAVLLLLLAYSVYALESNRRQDTVHPSSGEKDAQIIPITFWTPFSGGDISFMQELVQQYNDQNPDHIRVTMKNNKLDDYYTKLSTAIVTEEAPDVAVVHASMYAQYVPARFITDISAAAASAGVQWDRYNPSILQRTVIQGDHYGLPLDTHFSVLYYNKKWLQQAGVYKDGQIIMKPGEKGFMEFLQTIQRKVPDTVAPLAVPNVRIDSLWLWWSLYAQMQDGGVLYTPDSSRAALNMPAARQSLELVASLYDQHLIPPDISNATSQFAQGQAALLFLGVWSIGSFEQVEGLDFGVMPFPQIYDHPGSWGDAHTLAFPAHSEQNPERLAAALKFAQWLTEHGAVWGKAGHVPAVRDQAASEEYLSLPYRREYAEAANSVEYFPEHPKQSEVSDALVNELEKLWYRKQTVDQMLNRLEPLINGILKE; this is translated from the coding sequence ATGCGACAGCAACGGAAATATTATGGAACTCCCGGACGCAGGCTGTGGATACTGGCAGTGGCAGCAGTGCTGCTGTTGCTGCTGGCTTATAGTGTGTATGCGCTGGAATCCAACCGAAGGCAGGATACGGTCCATCCGTCATCCGGAGAGAAGGATGCCCAAATCATCCCGATTACATTCTGGACACCATTTAGTGGCGGGGATATTTCGTTTATGCAGGAGTTGGTCCAGCAGTATAACGATCAGAATCCTGATCATATCCGGGTAACGATGAAAAATAACAAACTGGACGATTATTATACCAAACTGTCTACAGCTATCGTGACCGAAGAGGCGCCGGATGTGGCAGTTGTACATGCCTCGATGTATGCGCAATATGTGCCAGCGCGTTTTATAACCGATATTAGCGCTGCTGCTGCATCTGCCGGTGTACAGTGGGATCGTTACAATCCATCGATTCTGCAGCGTACCGTCATACAGGGTGACCATTATGGTCTGCCGCTGGATACCCATTTCAGTGTGCTGTATTACAACAAGAAATGGCTGCAGCAGGCAGGTGTCTACAAGGATGGGCAGATCATTATGAAGCCCGGGGAAAAAGGGTTTATGGAATTCCTGCAGACGATACAGCGCAAGGTACCTGATACTGTAGCTCCACTGGCCGTACCCAATGTGCGAATTGATTCGCTCTGGCTGTGGTGGTCGCTCTATGCACAGATGCAAGATGGCGGTGTGCTGTATACTCCGGATAGCAGCCGTGCAGCTTTGAATATGCCAGCTGCCAGACAGTCGCTGGAGCTGGTCGCTTCCCTGTATGATCAGCATTTGATTCCGCCAGATATCAGCAATGCAACCAGCCAGTTTGCCCAGGGACAGGCAGCGCTGCTGTTTTTGGGCGTCTGGTCGATCGGTTCATTTGAGCAGGTAGAAGGACTGGATTTTGGCGTAATGCCTTTTCCGCAGATTTATGATCATCCAGGCTCCTGGGGAGATGCGCATACGCTGGCATTTCCGGCACATAGCGAACAGAATCCCGAGCGTCTGGCTGCCGCTCTGAAGTTTGCGCAGTGGCTCACCGAGCACGGTGCTGTATGGGGCAAAGCAGGGCATGTGCCTGCTGTACGGGATCAGGCGGCATCGGAGGAATATCTTTCGCTGCCTTATCGGCGGGAATATGCAGAAGCTGCGAATAGCGTGGAATATTTCCCGGAGCATCCCAAGCAAAGTGAAGTCAGCGATGCACTTGTCAATGAACTGGAGAAGCTCTGGTACCGCAAGCAGACAGTCGATCAGATGCTGAATCGGCTGGAGCCTCTGATCAATGGCATTTTAAAGGAGTAA
- a CDS encoding cache domain-containing sensor histidine kinase, which translates to MRKWLKRWKNMRLVNRLILMNTVLISIPLIISSWISSIGYSNSIQANVGRYQADVVREFTANTDAFMNELVLLSVTPYQSPELLNYLEQSGTNHLNGDIYDQRLLLESFVRRILVNGRVDVAGVSLLSAHARSYVELPDSPGRFAEAADQERVVPVGAEVTGKGYFAAPHSLLSDNGSTYEVFSIIRQIRSLENGRPLGTLVIDVPREALIQRIRNLESSQTSAFAMVDQQGHSIYRSDSFALTNQVLTSYRGEGTLTLDNNGQPVLLTYQTSPVTGWTVLQAVPLSVLLQDASRINQQMIWLGGLCLILSVLLSVIHSMRITRPLSRLRDSMKLVERGQFDIELPAKNMDEIGHLSRAFNMMVSRLGQLTYRLYETEIREKNAQIASLQSQINPHFLYNTLGSISMYAELEDNREIVQMTGHLSALLRYSIGGEHTDVTIEQELDHVQGYLAIQQIRYGERLSYEVHAPEEWLNCPIIRLTLQPVVENAIVHGLERGRGDVHMVITVRRETDTMQIIVQDNGPGMEEQELAEQYDKMNKGVLPEGPGGHGLVNVHRRIVLRYGQAYGLRLDNLEQGGLQVVIRIPNSA; encoded by the coding sequence ATGAGAAAATGGCTGAAACGATGGAAAAATATGCGGCTGGTCAATCGCCTGATTCTGATGAATACCGTACTGATCTCCATACCACTCATCATCTCGTCCTGGATCAGCAGTATCGGATATTCCAATTCGATCCAAGCTAATGTCGGCAGATATCAGGCGGATGTGGTACGGGAATTTACAGCCAATACGGATGCTTTTATGAATGAACTGGTTCTGTTGTCGGTAACACCGTATCAGTCGCCGGAACTGCTGAATTATCTGGAGCAGAGCGGTACGAATCATCTGAACGGGGATATATATGATCAGAGACTGCTGCTGGAGAGCTTTGTCCGGCGGATTCTGGTGAATGGACGAGTCGATGTGGCCGGAGTCTCGCTGCTGTCGGCACATGCCCGCTCCTATGTGGAGCTGCCGGACAGCCCTGGTCGGTTTGCCGAAGCAGCGGATCAAGAACGTGTCGTTCCAGTGGGAGCCGAAGTAACAGGAAAAGGATATTTTGCCGCTCCTCATTCTCTCTTGTCGGATAATGGATCAACATATGAAGTGTTCTCGATTATTCGCCAGATTCGCAGTCTGGAGAATGGTCGTCCGCTCGGTACACTGGTGATTGATGTACCTCGTGAAGCGCTGATCCAGCGAATACGCAATCTGGAAAGTTCGCAGACTTCCGCCTTTGCCATGGTGGATCAGCAGGGACATTCTATTTACCGGAGCGATTCATTTGCACTGACCAATCAGGTGCTGACCAGCTACAGGGGAGAAGGAACGCTGACGCTGGATAATAACGGACAGCCTGTACTGCTAACCTATCAGACTTCGCCGGTTACCGGCTGGACCGTGCTGCAGGCCGTTCCTCTGTCGGTGCTGCTTCAGGATGCCAGCCGAATCAATCAGCAGATGATCTGGCTGGGGGGCCTGTGTCTGATCCTGTCGGTGCTGCTGTCCGTGATTCATTCGATGCGTATTACCCGCCCGCTCAGTCGGCTGCGCGATTCGATGAAACTGGTAGAGCGTGGGCAATTTGATATTGAGCTGCCTGCAAAAAACATGGATGAAATTGGTCATCTCAGTCGGGCGTTTAATATGATGGTTTCCCGGCTGGGACAGCTGACCTATCGACTATACGAAACCGAGATCCGGGAAAAAAATGCACAGATAGCTTCGCTGCAAAGTCAGATCAATCCGCATTTTCTATATAATACACTTGGTTCTATCAGCATGTACGCCGAACTGGAGGACAATCGGGAGATTGTACAGATGACCGGTCATCTGAGTGCACTGCTGCGCTACAGTATCGGCGGTGAGCACACAGATGTGACGATTGAGCAGGAACTGGACCATGTGCAGGGCTATCTGGCGATACAGCAGATTCGGTATGGAGAACGCCTATCCTATGAAGTCCATGCACCAGAAGAGTGGTTGAACTGTCCGATTATACGGCTGACTCTGCAGCCGGTCGTCGAAAATGCGATTGTTCATGGATTGGAGCGGGGACGCGGAGATGTGCATATGGTTATCACTGTCCGCCGGGAAACAGATACTATGCAGATTATCGTGCAGGATAACGGACCGGGAATGGAAGAACAGGAGCTTGCCGAGCAGTATGACAAAATGAACAAGGGCGTACTGCCAGAAGGGCCGGGCGGACATGGACTGGTCAATGTACATCGGCGAATTGTACTTCGTTATGGTCAAGCCTACGGCCTGCGTCTGGATAATCTGGAGCAGGGCGGTCTGCAAGTCGTTATACGCATACCTAATTCTGCCTAA
- a CDS encoding response regulator: MHKVLVVDDEMIFRKGLRHLIQGFDLKWEVCGEAKDGMEALEMIRAHQPELVITDIRMPRMDGIQLQAAVAEQYPDIRCIVLSGYDDFEYARSSIRSGARDYLLKPVQKDELYAAMTRIDTELASREAVRSVSKPAEQLMRQQLLSGIVHGRVAYDAAELLEEAGLSFDSKKVYCLIAQLDRSSVAEQRYHQNDPELFLLYIQQLVREIILTDWHGYTFMEQHRVVTLIQTEHSEDAEVRIRQQAGQLVRTIKRLSQLTITVGIGREAIDLESVPRSYREAEVALLYRLTTGGDRVLVYPSSAESSQSVHPVRLPAADRHFLEQLLSQADGGQLSRQVQEFIDRLCRQISQPQIVQQQISRIMMECYEIALDYGIVEDWLQGGDIGHTLQEVWMINDRQELADYCTAQLYALYQLIRHREGHVTHAVDQVVEYMEEHYAEPITLGLMAEKVYLNASYLSSLFKTRLGRSFIEVLTDIRIREAIRRLVHTDEKISGIAIETGFVNIRHFNRVFKAETQMTPKQYREHRRSLSNPV, translated from the coding sequence ATGCATAAAGTACTCGTTGTGGACGATGAGATGATTTTCCGCAAGGGACTGCGCCATCTGATCCAGGGATTTGATCTGAAATGGGAGGTATGCGGTGAAGCCAAAGATGGTATGGAAGCGCTGGAAATGATCCGGGCGCATCAGCCGGAATTGGTCATTACCGATATCCGTATGCCACGTATGGATGGGATACAGCTACAGGCAGCGGTAGCCGAGCAGTACCCGGATATCCGCTGTATCGTGCTCAGCGGGTATGATGATTTTGAGTATGCACGCAGCTCTATTCGCAGTGGAGCGCGTGATTATTTGCTGAAGCCGGTGCAAAAGGATGAGTTGTACGCAGCCATGACCCGTATCGATACAGAACTGGCTTCCCGCGAGGCTGTACGTTCCGTCAGCAAACCGGCAGAACAATTAATGCGGCAGCAGCTGCTGTCCGGTATTGTGCATGGACGGGTCGCTTATGATGCGGCAGAACTGCTGGAAGAAGCCGGATTGTCTTTTGACAGTAAAAAGGTATACTGCCTCATCGCCCAGCTGGATCGCAGTTCGGTCGCTGAACAGCGATACCATCAGAACGATCCGGAATTGTTTTTGCTGTATATTCAGCAGCTGGTAAGGGAGATTATTTTGACAGACTGGCACGGATATACTTTTATGGAGCAGCATCGGGTAGTGACATTGATCCAGACAGAGCATAGCGAGGATGCAGAAGTCCGTATCCGGCAGCAGGCCGGGCAGCTGGTTCGGACTATCAAGCGGCTGTCACAGCTCACGATTACGGTCGGTATCGGGCGGGAAGCGATAGATCTGGAGTCGGTGCCTCGCTCTTATCGGGAAGCAGAGGTTGCGCTGCTATACCGGCTCACTACCGGCGGTGACCGGGTGCTGGTCTATCCATCGTCAGCAGAGAGTTCGCAATCGGTACATCCGGTTCGACTGCCCGCAGCAGACAGGCATTTTCTGGAACAGCTACTGTCCCAGGCAGATGGAGGTCAGCTCAGTCGGCAGGTGCAGGAATTTATCGATCGGCTCTGCCGTCAGATCAGCCAGCCGCAGATTGTGCAGCAGCAGATCAGCAGAATCATGATGGAGTGTTACGAGATTGCGCTGGATTACGGTATTGTAGAGGATTGGCTGCAGGGAGGAGATATCGGACATACCCTGCAGGAAGTATGGATGATCAATGATCGTCAGGAACTCGCGGATTACTGCACCGCACAGCTATATGCGCTATACCAATTGATTCGGCATCGGGAAGGACATGTCACCCATGCAGTGGATCAGGTGGTGGAATACATGGAGGAGCATTATGCAGAGCCGATCACGCTGGGATTGATGGCAGAAAAAGTGTATCTGAATGCTTCTTATTTGAGCAGTCTGTTCAAAACCCGTCTGGGAAGGTCATTTATCGAAGTACTGACCGATATTCGTATCCGCGAAGCGATTCGCAGACTGGTGCATACGGATGAGAAAATATCCGGTATTGCGATAGAGACTGGATTTGTGAATATTCGGCACTTTAACCGTGTCTTCAAAGCCGAGACCCAAATGACACCCAAACAGTACCGTGAACACAGGCGCAGCCTTTCGAATCCAGTCTGA
- a CDS encoding ABC transporter substrate-binding protein, whose translation MRKNKFISTGILLLAIMLVLSACAGGSQPSQSTEGGESGGKTKITFWTPFSGGDGEFMTAMIDKFNQENKDIQVEQLSNRSEDYYTKLQTSLASDQAPDLAVLHSSRMPQFVPSGYVTPLDDLASTAGVKWEDFNPTILESTIYDNKHYSIPLDTHAIVMYYNKKYLEQAGVLKDGKPSFEQSPEGFTEFLTKIKNAVPADVAPLAQPSVRIDAYWMFWGFYNQLTGGGKFYDANGKAELNNPEALKALEYVDSLYTSKLIPPNVNDAVKLFQDQKAAVVITGVWSTGAFENIKGLDFGVVPMPQIYDQPATWGDSHTLALPKHSKEDPAKQQAALTFANWLAQHGEMWAKAGHIPSVTKVLDSQEFKDLPYRSDYAKSADFVKYWPRNEKQGQVNDNVIKEFEKMMAGKQDPATTLEKSNAIIDKTTGQ comes from the coding sequence ATGAGAAAAAATAAATTCATATCGACTGGCATCCTGCTGCTGGCTATTATGCTGGTATTATCTGCCTGTGCAGGAGGCAGTCAGCCTTCGCAGAGTACAGAAGGCGGAGAAAGCGGAGGCAAAACCAAGATCACATTCTGGACACCATTCAGTGGTGGCGATGGTGAATTCATGACTGCCATGATTGACAAGTTCAATCAGGAAAATAAAGATATTCAGGTCGAGCAGCTAAGTAACCGCTCGGAAGATTATTATACCAAGCTGCAGACGTCCCTGGCTTCGGACCAGGCGCCTGATCTGGCCGTGCTTCACTCTTCGCGTATGCCACAATTTGTTCCATCCGGCTATGTGACACCGCTTGACGATCTGGCATCTACTGCCGGCGTAAAATGGGAAGATTTCAACCCGACGATTCTGGAATCGACTATTTACGATAACAAGCATTATTCCATCCCGCTGGATACGCATGCGATTGTTATGTATTACAACAAAAAGTACCTGGAGCAAGCCGGTGTACTGAAAGACGGCAAGCCTTCTTTTGAACAATCTCCGGAAGGATTCACCGAATTTCTGACCAAGATCAAAAATGCGGTTCCAGCCGATGTGGCTCCGCTCGCACAGCCAAGTGTACGTATTGATGCTTACTGGATGTTCTGGGGATTCTACAACCAGCTGACCGGTGGAGGCAAGTTCTATGATGCCAACGGCAAAGCAGAACTGAATAACCCGGAAGCTCTCAAAGCACTGGAGTATGTAGACAGCCTGTACACCTCCAAGCTGATTCCGCCGAACGTGAATGATGCCGTCAAACTGTTCCAGGATCAAAAAGCCGCTGTAGTCATTACGGGGGTATGGAGCACTGGCGCATTTGAAAATATCAAAGGTCTGGACTTTGGCGTCGTGCCGATGCCGCAAATCTACGATCAGCCGGCGACATGGGGAGATTCCCACACACTGGCTCTTCCGAAACACAGCAAGGAAGATCCTGCCAAGCAGCAGGCAGCACTGACTTTCGCCAACTGGCTCGCCCAGCATGGTGAGATGTGGGCCAAAGCCGGTCATATTCCAAGCGTAACCAAAGTACTGGATTCGCAGGAATTCAAGGATCTGCCATACCGCAGTGACTATGCCAAATCTGCCGACTTTGTAAAATACTGGCCGCGTAACGAAAAACAAGGTCAGGTAAACGACAATGTAATCAAAGAATTCGAGAAAATGATGGCAGGCAAGCAGGACCCGGCGACGACGCTGGAAAAATCCAATGCCATCATTGACAAAACAACAGGCCAGTAA
- a CDS encoding carbohydrate ABC transporter permease, producing the protein MAVKSIAHKKSMAMGSRGLARQGWVTGIMMVLPYTLFFLLFSLFPILYGLRVSFYDWSLLGDKEFIGFLNYTTLLQDEEFRDNLLHTVLFTIVSVPLICGVGLLLAVLIHGIRRGQAFFRAAVFMPYVLSVSVISSIWVIFLQPYSGLFNQILRTLGIINSEIFWLSEPMLAWASIIMSTIWWTVGFVFVLFLAGLQDIPTSFYEAGQIEGANRWQTFWHITFPSLSRITILVVVLQTIASFKIFGQSKLITGGGPAGATKTVVFSIYENGFQTFQMGYASAIAFVLMIVILVISVLQTLILRKFES; encoded by the coding sequence ATGGCTGTCAAATCTATTGCACACAAAAAAAGCATGGCCATGGGCAGCAGAGGACTGGCTCGTCAGGGCTGGGTAACCGGTATCATGATGGTATTGCCCTATACCTTGTTCTTTCTGCTGTTCTCGTTGTTCCCTATATTGTACGGGCTGCGGGTCAGTTTTTATGATTGGTCTTTGCTGGGAGACAAAGAGTTTATTGGCTTCCTGAACTATACTACACTGCTTCAGGATGAAGAATTCCGCGATAATCTGCTTCACACTGTATTATTCACTATTGTGAGTGTCCCTTTGATTTGTGGTGTGGGACTGCTGCTGGCAGTACTGATCCATGGCATTCGGCGCGGACAAGCCTTTTTCCGGGCAGCCGTATTTATGCCGTATGTATTATCCGTCTCGGTAATCTCCAGTATCTGGGTCATTTTTCTGCAGCCGTACAGTGGATTATTCAACCAGATTCTGCGTACGCTCGGCATTATTAATAGCGAAATCTTCTGGCTGTCCGAGCCGATGCTGGCCTGGGCATCGATTATTATGTCCACGATCTGGTGGACAGTAGGTTTTGTATTTGTATTATTTCTGGCCGGATTGCAGGATATCCCTACCTCCTTTTATGAAGCTGGACAGATTGAGGGCGCCAATCGCTGGCAAACGTTCTGGCATATCACATTCCCGTCTCTGTCGCGCATTACCATTCTGGTCGTGGTGCTGCAGACGATTGCTTCGTTCAAGATTTTCGGGCAATCCAAACTGATCACCGGCGGCGGGCCGGCAGGCGCTACCAAAACGGTCGTGTTTTCCATTTATGAGAATGGATTTCAGACGTTCCAGATGGGTTATGCATCGGCGATTGCTTTTGTACTGATGATTGTAATTCTGGTCATCTCTGTACTGCAGACACTTATTCTGCGCAAATTTGAATCCTAA
- a CDS encoding carbohydrate ABC transporter permease: MTTMDRAYMYVSRIVALLLAVFFLIPIVWMLLLSFTPEGQPILGGGFHFSFANYAKVLSQAPIFGWMGNSLIVSVITTAMVLLLSSMAAYAFSRIRFPGSKVLFLLFLSAMMIPAEATLIPLYLFMRDIGLLGTRTSLILPAVAGPMGIFIMKQFFDGLPKDLEEAARIDGAGFFKIWYRIFLPLSRPALAALGIFTFIGAWNDYVWPLISISDKAFMTITLGLPMFQSSYVQQYALPMTANALAAIPVLLIFLLFQKQIIKGIAFTGGKEM, translated from the coding sequence ATGACAACAATGGACCGGGCGTATATGTATGTGAGCCGGATTGTAGCGCTGCTGCTGGCTGTATTTTTCCTGATCCCGATTGTCTGGATGCTGCTATTGTCATTCACACCCGAAGGACAGCCGATCTTAGGCGGCGGCTTTCATTTCTCGTTTGCCAATTATGCCAAAGTACTCAGTCAGGCACCGATCTTCGGCTGGATGGGTAACAGTCTGATCGTGTCTGTTATTACTACAGCGATGGTGTTGCTGCTGTCTTCTATGGCAGCCTATGCCTTTTCCCGGATTCGCTTTCCAGGCAGTAAAGTACTATTTCTCCTTTTTCTGTCCGCAATGATGATTCCGGCGGAGGCGACGCTGATTCCACTGTATCTGTTTATGCGGGATATTGGTTTGCTGGGTACGCGTACCTCGCTGATTCTGCCTGCTGTAGCAGGCCCGATGGGCATTTTCATCATGAAGCAGTTTTTTGACGGACTGCCCAAGGATCTGGAAGAAGCCGCCCGTATCGATGGCGCCGGTTTCTTCAAAATCTGGTATCGCATCTTCCTGCCGCTATCTCGTCCGGCACTGGCGGCCCTGGGCATTTTCACCTTTATCGGAGCATGGAATGATTATGTATGGCCGCTGATCTCGATCTCGGACAAAGCATTCATGACGATTACTCTGGGGCTGCCGATGTTCCAGAGCTCCTATGTGCAGCAGTATGCGCTGCCGATGACTGCCAATGCACTTGCTGCCATACCGGTATTGCTCATTTTCCTGCTGTTCCAGAAGCAGATTATCAAAGGGATCGCCTTCACTGGCGGCAAAGAAATGTAA